From a single Desulfuribacillus stibiiarsenatis genomic region:
- the yabP gene encoding sporulation protein YabP gives MDIYQKKVDKPFDRHEIKIVNRKLLEVTGVMNIESFDSQEFLLQTSQGYLAVRGENLHIRNLNLEEGLVSIEGNVFDMGYIDESITPSEKAKGFFSKLFK, from the coding sequence ATGGATATTTATCAGAAGAAAGTTGATAAGCCATTTGATAGACACGAAATAAAAATTGTAAATCGCAAACTACTAGAAGTAACAGGGGTAATGAACATTGAAAGCTTTGATAGCCAGGAGTTCTTACTACAAACATCGCAAGGTTATCTAGCGGTACGTGGAGAAAACTTGCATATTCGCAACTTAAACTTAGAAGAGGGTCTAGTATCTATCGAAGGTAATGTCTTTGATATGGGTTATATTGATGAATCCATTACACCTAGCGAAAAAGCCAAAGGTTTTTTTAGCAAATTGTTTAAGTAA
- the yabQ gene encoding spore cortex biosynthesis protein YabQ — protein sequence MDFQAQYQVLLWMTFLGIAMGAIFEAYRVCHSKFKFKRYVLHFLDTCYWVTAALAAFVILYTKAAGEIRVYSLMAIVMGAIIHQYTLRNWTVRITNSIIKIVNTIFKALTWLIMNFIVRPALFLWKVLLFIWLQVQKVWKLLLIIGTTLVGFFLGVVNWIVLRATNLFKKKK from the coding sequence GTGGACTTTCAAGCACAATACCAAGTTTTATTGTGGATGACTTTTTTGGGTATAGCGATGGGTGCAATATTTGAGGCATATCGCGTCTGCCATAGTAAGTTTAAGTTCAAGCGATATGTATTGCACTTTCTCGATACCTGTTACTGGGTCACTGCAGCACTAGCTGCATTTGTTATCTTGTATACTAAGGCTGCTGGAGAAATACGCGTATATAGCCTTATGGCAATCGTGATGGGTGCTATCATACATCAGTACACGTTACGAAACTGGACCGTTCGCATTACGAACTCCATTATAAAAATTGTCAATACGATTTTTAAAGCATTGACTTGGCTGATTATGAACTTTATCGTTCGTCCAGCTTTATTTTTATGGAAAGTACTATTATTTATCTGGCTTCAAGTGCAGAAAGTTTGGAAATTACTGCTTATTATTGGAACAACACTTGTGGGATTCTTCTTAGGTGTGGTAAACTGGATTGTACTAAGGGCTACAAACCTGTTCAAAAAAAAGAAGTGA
- a CDS encoding FtsB family cell division protein, with protein sequence MYRPMKEDHTNSMQGPRRSSIHSNEKTSSWFGNLPKWKKLILTGFIIYLLFIARGVYHQEKMISLKDAEVQQLEQQLHSIKSEHEDLQGRVDRLHDEDYIAELARQNYYLSKPGEILFIVPKAADND encoded by the coding sequence ATGTATCGTCCAATGAAAGAAGACCATACCAATAGTATGCAAGGGCCTCGTCGTTCTTCCATTCATTCGAATGAAAAAACGAGCAGTTGGTTTGGCAATCTCCCGAAATGGAAGAAGCTTATTCTTACTGGGTTCATTATTTACTTGTTGTTTATCGCAAGAGGGGTGTACCATCAAGAGAAGATGATTAGCCTAAAGGATGCGGAAGTTCAACAATTAGAGCAACAGTTACACAGTATAAAGAGCGAGCATGAAGATTTACAGGGACGAGTTGATCGCTTACATGATGAAGACTACATAGCTGAGCTTGCAAGGCAAAACTACTATTTATCGAAGCCTGGAGAGATACTTTTTATAGTTCCCAAAGCTGCAGATAATGATTAG
- a CDS encoding S1 domain-containing RNA-binding protein produces the protein MTIEVGSKIEGKVTGITNFGAFVELPGGTTGLIHISEIAEDYVKDVNEHLKLNDKVLVKVINVDDKGKIGLSIKQAVNRPKPQQQRRIPQISMDDKINQFFKDSEEKLAAIKRNQESKRGGRGFKR, from the coding sequence ATGACAATCGAAGTGGGCAGCAAAATTGAAGGCAAAGTAACAGGGATTACTAATTTTGGAGCGTTTGTTGAACTGCCAGGAGGAACCACAGGACTTATTCATATTTCAGAAATTGCTGAAGACTATGTGAAGGACGTCAATGAACACCTGAAGCTCAACGACAAAGTACTAGTGAAAGTTATTAATGTCGATGACAAAGGGAAAATTGGTTTATCGATTAAACAAGCGGTAAATCGTCCAAAACCTCAGCAACAACGCAGAATCCCTCAAATCTCTATGGATGATAAGATTAATCAGTTCTTTAAAGATAGCGAGGAGAAACTAGCTGCCATTAAAAGAAATCAGGAATCAAAGCGTGGAGGCCGAGGATTTAAACGATAG
- a CDS encoding ComE operon protein 2, giving the protein MGERISWDEYFMTQAKILALRSTCERLSVGAVIVKDRRTIAGGYNGSIIGDEHCIDVGCKVVDNHCVRTIHAEINALLQCAKFGVSTEEAEVYVTHFPCLNCAKALIQAGIKGVYWEKDYKNSEYAIELFQKAGVAMRKVHSPYSEMIDTATIK; this is encoded by the coding sequence ATGGGAGAACGAATTTCTTGGGACGAGTACTTTATGACCCAAGCGAAAATACTAGCATTGCGTAGCACGTGTGAGAGATTGTCTGTCGGCGCTGTCATTGTCAAAGACAGAAGGACGATTGCTGGAGGATATAATGGGTCGATCATAGGTGATGAACATTGTATTGATGTTGGTTGCAAGGTCGTTGATAATCATTGTGTACGGACGATTCATGCCGAAATCAACGCACTATTGCAGTGCGCGAAATTCGGTGTATCAACAGAAGAAGCAGAGGTTTATGTGACACATTTTCCTTGTCTAAACTGTGCAAAAGCTTTAATTCAAGCGGGAATCAAAGGCGTGTATTGGGAGAAGGATTATAAAAATTCGGAGTACGCGATAGAGTTGTTCCAAAAAGCCGGGGTTGCGATGCGAAAAGTACACTCACCTTATAGCGAAATGATTGATACTGCTACCATCAAATAA